One Gossypium hirsutum isolate 1008001.06 chromosome A08, Gossypium_hirsutum_v2.1, whole genome shotgun sequence genomic window, GGAACATCTCCTGGTAACAATGAAACAAAAGGGAATGCTACCCGATTTTGTTCTGTGTATTGGGGATGACAGGTCTGATGAGGACATGTTTGAGGTGATAATGCGAGCAACGGCTGGCCCCTATCTCTCCCCAGTAGCGGATGTGTTTGCTTGCACGGTTGGGCAGAAATGTAGCAAGGCCAAGTACTACGTGGAAGACAGAACTGAGATATTGAGAATGTTTCAGGTTCTAGCCAATGCTTCTGAACATGCTTCCAAGATTGCTCCCCGCCCTTCTAACCGAGCCATTATTGACAGAGTGTGATCATCTTCACTCTCGTATCCAAGTCTACTTTGAATTTTCAACTACTAGAAGAGTATAAAATATGGGGCTATTGGTCCTTCGCATATATATAGAGTTTTCCAGTACCTATTGTTTACTATATTTATCTTGGGCTAGTTTTTCATGTCAGTCTCCTAAGAACATGAATAAAATAACTTTACAAATGAATAATCTTTTGGTTAATAATGGTTCTTCCACTTCCATATAAAAGCAACACAAGGGCTAATAAACACCATTATAAGATGCTTAGTAGACTTTGGAAATGAGTGTAATATTGGGCTAAATTAGCCCATTTTAGTGGCACAGTTGTGACCTAATTCTTAAACTCGAACCAAACTGGCCAATGTCATAGTCCCCTGACTGGTCTAAGCTTTATCCATGCTTGAAGCCAACGAAAAGGTGGTGATTAATGCAACTTTCGTTCGTCGCCTTCAGTCAATTTATGATTTCCTTGGTAAAAGCTGAGATGTCGGGATTGAGgttttttgggttttaagttttattatggaTGAGTCCAATTTAAATTTATTCGATCTAAATATAGTTTTAATTGGTTGtattgaattgattttaattctatttgattgaaaatatgatTTGCATTTTAATTATACTAATAAACTGATTATGAATTTCAGAAtctgaattttatttattatataatgtttatggataaattgattaataaaacgatatatatttaaaaacaaaatttaagtaGCCATGCATGGTTTAAGATATTAAAATCTCGTTTATCGGTTACTGTATCGACCCCTCCATTCTATTTCTATTACTGCCTAATCCGGATTTatagggttttaaataaatttatgaatttCCAGGTTACTTCTTAAGAATGTGTGTGCCTCTTGATCTAGGAAACCTTCAAAAAGTATGACAATGACATCATAGGTTTGAATATGATAGTCCATCATGCACCTATAAAACCAGACCACCCAGGTCAATTCGGATCATCAAGTatccttaaaattttcaaagttaaaaccCGCATCTAAGAGCGGTTCAGTTGAGCTAACCTGATACCTGGTTCTTCTGTGCTCTGCTGGTTTATTATTAGTTTCGTTGGTGATCAGCAAAATGGGAAGGTCTCCATGCTGTAGTTCTGATGATGCTAATCTCAAGAAGGGTCCATGGACTCCAGAAGAAGATGAGAAGCTGCTTGATTACATTAACACGCATGGCCATGGCAATTGGAAAACTCTTCCAAAGCATGCTGGCTTGAATAGATGTGGAAAAAGTTGCAGGCTAAGGTGGGCAAACTATCTGAGGCCTGACATCAAGAGGGGGAGATTATCCGAAGAAGAAGAGAGACTTATCATTAACCTTCATTCCACTCTTGGgaacaagtatatatatttatatctcaTATCGTTTATTCCAATGATAAATCTTGGCAATTGTTCATGTTAAAGGTTTAACGGCTTTGATTTAATTTTGTACAGGTGGTCAAAGATTGCTACTTATCTCCCTGGACGAACAGATAATGAGATCAAGAACTTTTGGAACACCCACATCAGGAAGAAGCTTCTCAACATGGGACTCGACCCAAACACCCACAAACCAAGAACCGATCTCAATCACCTTTTGAATCTTACCCAGCTGATTTGTGCTGCACAGTTAGGCAGCTTGATGAATCCTTGGGACAGTAGTGCTCTTAAAGTGCAGGCTGATGCTGCTCAGCTGTTGCAAAACCTAATCCAAACCCTGAATACCAACCAACTCTCAACTATTACTGCTGGTTTAATGGGGTCCCAGAATTCTTACCCATATGAAGGATTGATAAATGGGACAAGCTCTCTTTATGCCGATGAACCAGCCCCAGTTCCTCAGAAATTTCATTCAATATCTCAGGGTGTAATTGACAATTCGTGGGCAAGTTTTGAAGGTTATGAAATCCCAGATATGAGTGATTTTCTAATTTCTGAATTGGTTTCGGAATCTCCTGAGACTGCTACTACTTCCATGAACCAAATGGGAGACGACAAGACCAACACCAATCACAGCTCAACCATGTCACCTGCAGACACTTCCATGTTCCAGGCTTGGGAGAAGCTAATGGGTGATGAAACTGATAGCTCCTTCTGGGAAGATATTCTTGAGTAAGTCTTCTTATTTTTTATATGCTTTGCTTAATTTTCTTGTTAGTCACACTAATTAGTATGTTTACATTATTTATTTAACACTTATATATTAATTGCTTTTATTTTTGCAGTTTGACATCGTCCCCATCATCTCCCATAAAATGGTAGAGGCATTCCATATGAAGATACTCGACAACATCAACCTGATCAAAGAGAAATATTCCATTCATTTTTCCTTTAATTTCCTTTTAGCTGATTTCTtcatttattaattcatttgggAAAAGCTTGATTTAGCTACCTGTATGTTGTAGGAGACACCTACCTTTTCTTgtaaatcttttttctttttggttatttttattcaaattaaatggCCGTAAATTCCTTTCCAATTAATAATAGgctgaaaaatatttaagttcATAACATCGAGTTTTTTCTATCTTAGATTAATGGGAAATCGATACTTTACTCATAGCCATATATTTATATCCATCGATGAGATGCGAGTGAGGTTAGGTTAACATGCATGCCGCCCGAAATCCACTTCCGATGATCAACAATGGAATAGGGACCCTACATTCCTGGCAATATGTTGATCGATCTAATGGCAACACAAAATACCTAATACATACGTGTATATAATATATTTCAAGTGTTTGTACTTTTTGGGCATGCAGTATGGCTGCTAAGGGTATAAAAAATGTACTTAATTCCCACTAGTTCATCATTGTTCCACTCGGTTATGATTCATATGTATCAAAACTAGATAAAACTTTCCTCATTCTCAGTTGATTTTTCGTCAAAATTCTAAAACTTCGatccaaattattttaaatattttaattaattaattttaaaaaaggaaatttaaaaataatttcattcaaggttttaaaaacataattttttattttttttatcaataataagtaataataataagaagtTAAAAACTTCGGCTATCAAAATTCTATATGTAGCAAATTTATTGTGATGGAGAGAATATAAAActtatgatattaaaatatttcaaaaatatataaattaaaaaaaattaaagattatgaaattAAGTGGCGCatgatatttgaaaatatttaatatgattttgataattttgtaattattttggatAATCATGCAGTTATTTGAGGTGAATGTCATTAATCTCTCGTCTAATGCAGTGCAGAGGCGTAGTTAGGGGTGGGCAGGTGCCTCGGCCcagtaaaatgaaaaattattatttaggttctttaaatttttttaaaattttaaatagtaaagataaaattatactttgccccctaaaattataaaaattcgatttaatcttttaaaaattataaagatataaactataaaaagttaaaatttcattcggcccctaaaatattgttctggcttcgcccttgATGTAGTGTgtatatttaagtttaattagtTTGGTTTTGTTTAAATTCTTGATACATCTTCTTcataatatataaagaaatgaTATATTTCTTACTAAAACTCTTATCACACATGTATGTATATGaagttataaatttaaaatatagatatgtgtttaaaaataatacaaaattattgaCTGATGGAGGTAATAGAGCGTGCATAGTAAAATTAGaatgtataattaaatcaaaataaagtcttggttaaatgataaatttaaagttttttcaaTATAATTAATAAGGGTTCAAATCCCATCGAATTAAAAAACAAAAGGTTATTATTGTAATTCATAACTAATGGTTAGTTTAGCATTACTTTTGagaattaattttgaaaagtttagtttaagatttaagtgtttAGAATTGTTGTCAAAatgtacttttgagaaataaaatgttcattttagatatagtattataaagtaacaaacatgcatttaaataatgttcaaattaattaatattatgatattttagtaagaacataaaaaaataatttattgtaactcatttttaatattttaatatatgaaatagaaattttaaatatttttaagcaattaatattaattatttataaaaattaattagaatatgtaaactatattataaatatttaaatataactattaaatatttataattagatattaacatatttgtattattttaagaaatgcttttttttttatttttaattaatgattttattttaaaatgtaatttgaatatataactcatatcatattatatattaacataacatataaAGTATAAACCTAACAAGTTAAAATACTACAAGTATttggattaaagttttaaaaaggggtaatattcatatatcaaatataacattaaaaattttacattagcatttgaaatttaaagtgaatgaaaaatgagaaagaaaaatgaaaggatgaaaaaataataatgtttccaTAAGTGATTTTGgcttaagaaaataaaaatgcttttgaaaagccATTCCTTTAAGCCATAAGTTGTTTAGTATAACTTTTCTTTCAAATATGCTTTTCAAaccaaaagtgttttttttaagtattgCTAAACACAGTCTAAATTAGTGCTTGATTAATTCGTGACATCAAATCGACCAAACATTTTAATCATAGCAGAGATGGTCTAGTTTTCGACAAAACTACTTTGTTTGTTGTGTTTTTGCTACATTCGATGCATGTCGTACTTACATTAGTTTCCTGTCTTGCTCCTtgctagaggtgtgcatgggccgggtcgggctcaactaaaaatttaggcatATTTTCTAGGCCCGGCCCTAAAAATGGCCCTATAATTTTGCCCAATCTCGACCCGGATAAAAATGTTTAAACCCAAACCCGACTTagcccgcccatattaatttttatatttttttatataattttaaaatatatataatacatcaaagatactaaaaacatcaaaataaatatttcccaacaaattgaaaaataaattttaaaaaatatgtatacttgaataacactaagatagatgcaacttaacaagcaaatgcctctaaaataatagcaaaattaacaaatgtctttaaaaaaataacaaaattaacaataaaataagtttatacaatatccaaacaataacaacaaaatagtagctacataatagtaaaatggtagcaaaatagagagaaaacaataagaagataatattaaaaaaaaattgtcctttagtgaattcgggccgagCCTGGACCAAAAATGCCTTACCTGAGGCCCAACCTGTTTTTTAAACGggctttatttttttgtccaaacccatttttcgggcctacatttttgcccaaaccctcccacatttcgagcGGGTCTTCAGGCCATTAACAGGTCTACTCCTCGCCATCCTCAAACATTATTGTTTTATGTTTATGAGAAGTTATATTATACACAGTTTCAAGTTTTATTTTCATAACCCTCCGTTGACGGGTATTAAAAAACTAGTTGATCGCTGTCTCTCTCTTCTAGTTATTCACATGCTGAATATTCAAGTTTGACCCAACCAAATCCTACTATCCGTATCTTCTCATTCACCTTACAaccatttttaatataaaaagttTTTCTGAAAACATTctgtaacggcccaaatttcagtgatatcggaaTAGTGATATTAGATCAGAGAAGTTATATTATACACAGTTTCAAGTTTTATTTTCATAACCCTCCATTGACGGGTATTAAAAAACTAGTTGATCGCTGTCTCTCTCTTCTAGTTATTCACATGCTGAATATTCAAGTTTGACCCAACCAAATCCTACTATTCGTATCTTCTCATTCACCTTACAaccatttttaatataaaaagttTTTCCGAAAACATTctgtaacggcccaaatttcagtgatatcaGAATAGTGAtatgagatcactaaatccgacatatgagtttagatattagtaagtaaaagttaagtgtggttttagaaatgatttcgaattagtgaaattatgaattaaaagaaatttgtagattaaataaaataaaaacgaggttgtcgaaaccatttctaAATCGaattttggaaaatgagaatcgactttaagaaaaacgaaaacgggagtcgccaccaatctttttaggtgtgattggatcaccttataaaatgttttgttttaaaacattaattttggtctacgaaagtcgagaaaatggattcgggagtcagttacgtacgaggaagggttagcaccctcgtaacgcccaaaaattggtacctaattgattatcaagtgtttttagtgtcggaaatttgaaaattttaagatgcaatcctttttaaaatattttgattttgaaaattggggTTCACTTGTATATTGATACTGAGTTAGCCTTTTTGGAAATTCCTATCTTGAAACAACAAAgccatttgcgggttttcaccttggcctctctattttttcttttttttctctttttcttttttttccttttttgaaatagaagtcccaaagtgccctttacgggttttcaccttggcttcccttctcctttagacaaagtactccTTGACCGAGTTCAAATTCACTGGATCAGATAAATTTTTCCTATCCATTTGTTGTCAAAATTagtgcacctctagagaaagccctcttcacaacatatggcccttcccaattcggcatccttttGCATGGAAAGGATCCCTTTCagcacaaggtttcctttatgaaattcgtttggacgaaccttctttgtcataagtctgtgtcatcTATTCTTAGTAcatttgcttaggatgaatactttcaagttaagtttactagaggtattcaattcttgactccatcaaagctttgaggaaaaatcttgattcataaacccatgagaaagggattgccccagcagcagtcctggctgttgtttgtcaaaccctacaaaaagatggttcaatgattcttagcagacaagaatgaagttgctgactttatccttcaactTGGAAAGCTGAAGTACAGAGATTACGCTCGGAGcatgactcgatgatgtttctgaagcatccctaatcttcataaattgcccccaactgtgaagctgccaaatgagcgtagaaaataggagccacaacaaatatggctgtggtgatacatataggatagagaatgaacaaactTTTGCAGATCATTAGCTGAAAACCCAGCCTGGTCTAAGTgaacatgatagtgggtctgcctcgtgattccaatcattccagtatgggtaccaaggtaaaaatcgttgttctttggatggcatattttgttgtcaatgacagtaccatgtagcacattgtcaggagatccctgctgaaaaaacttggtaagatggtttttcgtacaacaataaccacaatctttagggttccacttctcgtCAAGGAACTTACAAGCCTCAAcaacttgatcaaaacttgattgaattgaaaCTCGCTAACCCCATCcttgaaaataatgatttgatcaggtttcctcttccctgaacttgtacagaagtctaagagagcttccttcatgataccgTCATCCACTTTGTTAGAAACTGGTTTTGAtgaaagaatctatcattttaagcttcagagacTGTGTACGGCCTGATGCCCCATAGCTAGAAATCAATGGCCACCGCTTGGAGCTAACCATTGACGGCACATCAGACTGCTcaggaaagccaaacaatgcactcattccaaggatgatggttggaacctttgaaacaactggaattgaaggtgtttgccccagcgtaagcatagagagtaggcggtagtttcttatgccaatttttaccagtctcggtcatcttctataatttgttttttttttcttctttttcttttcttttggcaacctttgttgtactTTGGTATGGCGCATTACctttgaaaagactgcaaacttttggcattgtgcagttatataattttatttttgaaatggatgacttttaactttgtaatattggcatatgaagctatctctccctcttaatggagtagttgacgtccacaaagatgagtcattgtcagcttgaaacttttgacgagctcgggcccataacatacatgccccataagtcttgactcctttaaatttggcattcattgtacaactgatgcgatccctttccatggtggacTAACAATaccccaaaacctcatgtttatcctgGCAATTGTAAATCCTCCTACATACGTCTTTGGACCACATTTTTTaattcccataatagtctcaataaggtcttgttttgtctcctcagctaattccaatttcgcaatctttcattcctctaaggctatatttcttaccaccacttcatggggtaaaaaccattttcaacaaattcagaaacaagtcacaatttctgtcaccttcaaagtactaagattcctctaaacacatatcgcactcaaaaggaactctgaatctgtagtatcgttgcccatgtcattgatatctagggatctatgataggcacataaaagaatatacaaggaataaatgaattcaagaatgactatgtaacgtcccctaaccctataccgtcaccggaacagggttacgagacattaccttaccagtcagtacagtccaatttcggtcattaattaaaataaatattcacacacatcctagttttaagatgtcatccctttaatgggccctcgcggtccaatatgaacagtaaatttcaaaattcatactacatacggttgccaaccataatttactcatttcatcaatacttctacaacctaaatgactctcattaaacatcctgggtacatgccattatcaatactcaacatactttaccttaatgaattcgggatcgtcctgggatgctgattcaacgtactatctttacttaacctgcacacggaaacaaaccgtacgctgagtatggtatactcagtggtatttctaaaatccgaacatttaataatataacaaatacttaagatcataataacaattacaattatgcaattatttattcatagaaaaatttcaactacttaccatataaattttatacaaatcatataaataaacacaataacataattgttcaattcttaactaaatccattataatttactccattctttcacttactattcggtatagctttccttaatttattcacaattcaatatcattaaactatattcaactatacacttatcaatcatattccattttaattcatttcaataacggtcaatttcatttatatcatatcaacttattatctctgatagctttcagtatatacatacgattcatatatctcaaatcacatttcaattcatcaagtggcatcatatatcatcaattcgcactccaatcatttcatgaatctttggttcatattttcaatttcatatctaaattttcaattctcaattcaatttctcgtttcatttcaatagcttgatcaatcaaatttattcgatttatctttcacttatttacccctattaacaaacccggactttgacggatacacggattccaacccaaacacaccagtacggcacattgtgcctaaaacggtaaatagtacctgatcagtatacgacacataaagtgcctaaaacgacacacgaggtgcctgatacgacacacgaggtgcctgaaatacgacacataaagtgcctgatcgataaatccggcaaatcccgtacacttccagatcctatggcatgccaattatatccgactcagcccgactagttaatagggtatttcattcactttctcaatttaataattctttcatcaatataccattctgataatcacatatattcacccattttcacaattcatacaatttcattcaattcaacaatatatttcaattattcacattaattcataattcaatacaattcaattcacttttcaatatcaaatattcaaatatcacaatctcatatattcatatcaatttcctcatatttcaaatcaatatattttcaatataatattcattcaatattcaaatttctacataaatcatatatattatataattcaatcaatataaattcaatcaaaataatttcaatcaatataaattcaataaattcatcgcataccaaaatcaatccattccaattgtaaaacatcataattctaacactaacgattgccatatgtatataaatataacaaataataactaagttcggattatagaaatacaaaccgtaattttcgagctaactcccgttgactttgtcttgtcctttcttaacCGAGATTtctggtaccacattgactacgaaattaatacaattcataatcattaatacattactaattcatatcttgagttacagaattctaaattaagatccgctaatttttcctgaaactagactcacaaatcttcttacaataaaattttcagaatttttggtttagccattaagtacagattattctttaaattcactcctattctgctgtctgacagtttcgtcccttcttcactaaaaaataattatctcacagtacagaactcggataatattcccgttgatttctcctgaaaataaactcattagggattctaaacatattactttaagcctctaattatttttcttcaatttttggtgattttccaaagtcataacaggggaacccgaattcattctgaccttgtctcacaaaattcattatatctcataatttacaattcaattgcttatattgtttcttctataagaaactagagtcaataatatttaattccatattttattcatcctctaattcaatttctataatttttggtgatttttcaaacttagactactgctgctgtccaaaatagtcttagtacaaaatgttgatttactttaatttcaatttaattctaactaaattcacttacttttctatcttaattcatactttatttctactcaatttttaaccaaacttagacataattatctatttttcatcataaaaccataatttcaaaattctttcaatttagtccttaaagcataaaacttatgaatcactttacaattcaatccttgtatcatttttaacttgaatttctatcaatttagcccttaattcatcattttatttaacatggacaatatctagaaatctaataactatcaaaatatcaacttaatttcatcaaaactttgttctaaaacttctaaaacatcaaaattaagtaaaaatggcttgattgacttacctattaaagcttaaagcttcaaaccttcaattttccattttctccctttctttctttctttcctttctttctcccctgttcttctctgtttcgtttgctttcattttgtttcttatgtttctttacttatttatataatataatataataataatatcatataataacaatttcttatattttaagtaattatttagttgtattacaagtgtatgtatttaatttattacacatgtatttataattaccatacaattgttaaaataatattataatatcattaatataaattacaatataataaaataaatatatagtcttattaaataatacattcatgaaaaaaaaatctaagatttttatccaCATTTGCCGCCTCATTTATGGGACTTGGTATATTTACCTATTTGGTccctttaacttttctttaatttataattaaactttcacacttaattcaatttaatcctttccactaattactcttaattaagctaattttacttaattaaagtctaattaaccactcaattgacttcgtaaatatttttaataaatatttacgaatccattttttagaaacggagacccgaaaatacactttttcggtaacggtaaaattcgggtcgttacagactatttacatgaaatgaaaatttataaagaatgtcaaaggtcGAAAGAATCAggatga contains:
- the LOC107919112 gene encoding transcription factor MYB39; protein product: MGRSPCCSSDDANLKKGPWTPEEDEKLLDYINTHGHGNWKTLPKHAGLNRCGKSCRLRWANYLRPDIKRGRLSEEEERLIINLHSTLGNKWSKIATYLPGRTDNEIKNFWNTHIRKKLLNMGLDPNTHKPRTDLNHLLNLTQLICAAQLGSLMNPWDSSALKVQADAAQLLQNLIQTLNTNQLSTITAGLMGSQNSYPYEGLINGTSSLYADEPAPVPQKFHSISQGVIDNSWASFEGYEIPDMSDFLISELVSESPETATTSMNQMGDDKTNTNHSSTMSPADTSMFQAWEKLMGDETDSSFWEDILDLTSSPSSPIKW